DNA from Helicoverpa zea isolate HzStark_Cry1AcR chromosome 22, ilHelZeax1.1, whole genome shotgun sequence:
CTAGCCTTAACATTGTACCTTATTGCTTTTATATCTTTAAGAGCTAAATAATAGTCACTTCTGCTAAAAGCTTGTGAAGTACTTTAAGCGTTTATTCCTGGCAAAATTTCTTCATCTTTAACAGTCGCTACTGGTAGCAATAGGTGAAAAAGTCATAACACTAGTTTTCGGAGGGTTATCGAGTATCccggtaaccgggttgtgggtTTGAGGAGGTTCGATAAGCAATTGCTACATGTAGAACCCTATTTTTTAATGCATCCCAAATGACGAATACATACAATCCTAACATGTtgcgaaaaatataattacggTTTAAAGTTACATAGGAATATTACTTctggaaatatttaaaattaataaaaagcaatgcaaataaaaaaaatatattatgcatCAGTATTATCTAAAGATGAATAGGGAGGGAGGTTGGTACATGAAGTAGTATCTAATTGTTACAATGCTCGAAAGCAGTCatatataatacttatttaactgtgattaaataaatataagtctTTTTGGTAGGTACTCAAACTTTTATTGAATATGTTGACCTACGTTACAATtcacaataaaacattaaaaataagataATATGACGATCTTAAAACGCAGAACGTTGCGATGAACAAAAGCAAATATTATATACTGAGAAACATCTTAATCTAATTGTCATTTTTCAAGTAAGCCAGCAAACTTCTAACTCTTTGCATGATTTCATTCCTGCTTTTTAACAAGGTTTTGTAGCTCTTTATGATCAAGTAACTTGCTTTGtctcaaatttttttttataacatttttcagAAGATTATCTACATCTTCCTTGAGATTGATTTCTTCAATTTCATCGTTATTCGGGCTATCATTGAGATTGTCATCATTCCGAGTTCTTTCACACCTGTTGCCATTACAACGCAAATCGGGTAAGCCGTTGTCATTGCCATATCTAGTattattgtcatcatcatctctgTCCGTTTTATCCACAAAGATTCTGTTTTGACTGCATCTAACTCCATCGCAGCGCAAATTATCTTGACCCCTGTCATAATTGTTATCATCACGATCCCTTCCGCAGTAGTTTCCATCACAGCGCAAATTAGCGTTACCGTTGTTCAAGTTTAAACTGCACATTTCTCCAACGCAGTGCAGGTTTTCAATACGGTTTCTGTTAtctctatcatcatcatcgtcatcatttcTATCATCGTCTAATGCAATGTTATTTGAATCATCACCGCCAcgcaaaatgtttttatttatgttgattaCGTTATTATCTCTTCGACTGCACTTTTCTCCAACACAACGCAAATCATCCCTGTCATCCCGATCGTCGCTATAAGCTCGCAACAGATTGCTGAAATAGTTACTAATACTGTCGCTGTCTTCTACactgttattattgttattatcttCTCTGTTGCTAtcgtaattattatttctgtcgctatcgtaattattatttctgttgTTTTTGTAGTTAGAATTTCTGTTGCTGTTGTAATTGTTACTCCTGTCcctatcataattattattcctGTTGTTATCGTAATTATTGTTTCTGTTGCTCTCATACTTATTGTTTCTGTTGCTATCGTAATTATTGTTTCTGTCGCTATTGTAATTATTGCTCCTGTCgctatcataattattattcttattgcGGTCATACTTATTATTTCTGTTGCTACCGTAATTATTATTGCGGTTGCTATCGTAATTATTATTCCTATTGctgttataattattgtttctgtTGCTGTTGTAATTATTGCTCCTGTCgctatcataattattattcctATTGCTGTCATACTTATTATTTCTGTTGCTATCGTAATTATTATTGCGGTTGCTatcgtaattattatttatattgctgTTGTAATTATTATACCTGTTGCTGTCTTTTCTGTTATTGCTGGAAGAGTCCTCTCTGTCTTCATTATTAAGTTCTGATCGCAATTCGTTATCAAGGTAATTTAGGAATTCTTGAATTTCATTTAATGATCCATCGTTGTTTGCCCCAGAACTTGCGAGAGAATTCCTGTTTAGTAATTCATTTAAACCTTCTTAGTTGTCAAGACTTGACTTGCTGTAGTCATTTAAGTTATTTCCAGGGACGACTTCATACGAATCTGAAATGcgaaatttattattgttatggcGATTTTTTGGTTTATCAACGTGGTAGGCTACTGCGGCTCTGTCTTCATGGTGTGTCCCTCGCTTGTCCTCATGATGACTTAACTCTATATCATTACCTTGCTTGTAGAAACCGTCCAACAAATGCCTGAGGTCTTCCGCAGCCTGGGCAGATTCATCTTGTCTGTAAGCAGGATTCCCATTCGTGAATATTACTAACCCGAAGAGAACAAAGTATGagatcttagacaccattgttCAGACTCCTGGTATCATACTGCCACCTAACCGAAATGATAATGGCAGTCATTTGATCATATCTCTTGGTTTTAGTGAAGAATAATTGATTATGAATGATGAATAGGATATTAAGCGTGAGATTGGAAATTATAATTATCTCTCTAAGATACTCGATGAAGATGATAGGTGTTTATCTAAGAAATGTTTGTTAATCAAGAAGGTGTAACTGAAACTAATGTGGTCAAGACATGGGACTGTGGTTATGATTAGGTACGTGCCTGTCTGAGTTCCATTTCTGTGAACATGTTGTACGGATCCTTGGAGCTATGTAAAATTATTCTTTCGACATCCTAGGTCCTGACCATCTGCTTGACATGCCATTCTTCTAACGTCCACACCTCCTGATCTTTTTATTTTCCCGATTTGGTGCTAGGCATCCAGGTTGAGAGAGTAAAATGGCACAGAAAAATCTTACATCACTGTTCTTCAGCAATTAACTGTTCGGTACACAAATAGTCTTGAGCATGAGCATATTATCCAGCGAAAAGTAGATCCATTGGGAAAAACAACTACTAGTTGCTatcccaactagcacactagtggaaatagctgcctattttgcaactgttagctgtacagtagtgctttaggggttccgaaagtaactttaagttctactattgcttccgtagctgctcatagctgtaaatatcactcaaggcagcagaaactgaaccaaatgtcactctaggttttacaagagatcattctacaacccatttgcagccttcatctttaaaagagagttcaaacaattatgttaaaggttaaagctgctaaagagTTTCTATTGCCACTGATGTACGCGcaagaactgcataaagactctaattgtacactttttaacggaactgtataaaagatatattttatcacttttctgccactaaaggttccattgcagaagtgatttgttcttttgtgcagacttaagtaggaatttgatcctctgttctacttatagccacattaaggctccacaataggagcaggaggttaatagacattgcctgcgcatttggatacattctgttattttattcacaaacaagcAAGGGTCCCCGTAGATTtcgttttctcaattactgataacgaatcagttacagaggaaaaataatgtttgttttgaagtaaaaaaaaacttataacagaaaatatgtatttattcaagaatataaaaaaaaatccgtagctccatttatttactctcaagtatagtgaaacactccgtttttcccatttagatggacacatgcaaagttcttgtttattttattgtgcattatacatttgcattattttgaacggtactctgaaaaGAAGGTAACACATATtacttaagtgttaaacaattaacaataatatatcatcgtattatagagtttccaacgacttctacggatctATAAAC
Protein-coding regions in this window:
- the LOC124641475 gene encoding putative uncharacterized protein DDB_G0282133 yields the protein MVSKISYFVLFGLVIFTNGNPAYRQDESAQAAEDLRHLLDGFYKQELNNEDREDSSSNNRKDSNRYNNYNSNINNNYDSNRNNNYDSNRNNKYDSNRNNNYDSDRSNNYNSNRNNNYNSNRNNNYDSNRNNNYGSNRNNKYDRNKNNNYDSDRSNNYNSDRNNNYDSNRNNKYESNRNNNYDNNRNNNYDRDRSNNYNSNRNSNYKNNRNNNYDSDRNNNYDSNREDNNNNNSVEDSDSISNYFSNLLRAYSDDRDDRDDLRCVGEKCSRRDNNVININKNILRGGDDSNNIALDDDRNDDDDDDRDNRNRIENLHCVGEMCSLNLNNGNANLRCDGNYCGRDRDDNNYDRGQDNLRCDGVRCSQNRIFVDKTDRDDDDNNTRYGNDNGLPDLRCNGNRCERTRNDDNLNDSPNNDEIEEINLKEDVDNLLKNVIKKNLRQSKLLDHKELQNLVKKQE